A genomic region of Cryptococcus neoformans var. grubii H99 chromosome 13, complete sequence contains the following coding sequences:
- a CDS encoding large subunit ribosomal protein L22, with the protein MVRYASAHIAASNPEKFAKARGEYLRTHFKNMREVAAALSGMNLKKAYTYLADVQDHKQVIPFRRFAGGIGRASQAKQFKTTKGRWPEKSVKFILRLLKNAESNAEAKDLDVEELIIKNIVVQQAPKTRRRTYRAHGRINPYQGHPCHIEIILSVPSSEVPRAKDLDTTTSKKAETIAAIEA; encoded by the exons ATG GTTCGATACGCCTCTGCCCACATCGCCGCGAGCAACCCCGAGAAGT TCGCCAAGGCCCGAGGCGAGTACCTCCGAACTCACTTCAAGAACATGCGAGAGGTGGCCGCTGCCCTTTCTG GCATgaacttgaagaaggcgtACACTTACCTCGCCGACGTTCAGGACCACAAGCAGGTTATTCCTTTCCGACGGTTCGCTGGCGGTATTGGCCGAGCTTCTCAGGCCAAGCAGTTCAAGACTACCAAGG GTCGATGGCCCGAGAAGTCTGTCAAGTTCAtcctccgtctcctcaAGAACGCCGAGTCCAACGCTGAGGCTAAGGACCTTGATGTCGAGGAGTTGATCATCAAGAACATTGTCGTTCAACAGGCTCCCAAGaccaggaggaggacttACCGTGCCCACGGTCGAAT CAACCCTTACCAGGGCCACCCCTGCCACATCGAGATCATCCTTTCCGTCCCTTCATCTGAAGTCCCCCGCGCCAAGGACCTCgacaccaccacctccaagAAGGCCGAGACCATCGCCGCTATCGAGGCTTAA
- a CDS encoding cystathionine gamma-lyase, whose product MSYHQFATRAIHIGSEPDPSTGAVVPSLSVATTFKQDGINKTRGFDYSRSGNPTRSSLEQLLTSLETAPLSDAQGESFVFSSGSAATAAIAHWVTLAKKEGGAGGADGNGGGGHILAVNDVYGGTARYFSRVARPTGLDITYLDMIEAGEEGIRAAIRPDTRLVWLEIPTNPTLLVHPLPLISSIVKSLPEENRPLVLVDTTFLSSFNFTPLISTSPDSPPLADIAYSSLSKYSSGHSDIILGSVTVSPQTARFRPELIKALRFLQNSMGACPSPRDCHLMIRSLKTLSTRMIKHGVNALRIAAFLDNHPQVSEVRYPGYKEDRGFSQIRPLLSENLKRELEFLGWEFPWAATPAGETKKLKENSLAYVRTLGIPFGGVVTFILKDATLEQAEKFCTSLNIISLAESLGGVESLIEVPSGMTHASLPKESLEKLGITASLVRFSVGIEDYEDLIEDLKTGFEAIKQ is encoded by the exons ATGTCCTATCATCAGTTCGCTACGCGAGCTATCCACATCGGCTCAGAACCTGACCCTTCGACCGGTGCTGTCGTTCCTAGTCTCAGCGTTGCTACGACTTTCAAGCAGGACGGTATCAATAAGACTCGG GGATTTGATTACTCTCGAAGCGGAAACCCAACTCGCTCCTCCCTTGAGCAACTTTTGACCTCTCTAGAGACCGCCCCTCTGTCTGATGCACAAGGAGAGAGCTTTGTGTTCTCTTCGGGGTCGGCCGCTACCGCCGCTATAGCCCATTGGGTGACTCtggccaagaaggaagggggagCCGGGGGAGCAGATGGTAATGGTGGCGGTGGACACATTTTGGCTGTCAATGATGTT TACGGTGGGACGGCCAGATATTTCTCCCGAGTCGCTCGCCCTACTGGGCTCGACATCACTTATCTGGACATGATAGAAGctggtgaagaaggtatTCGAGCTGCCATCCGTCCGGATACCAGG CTTGTCTGGCTGGAAATTCCCACCAATCCAACTCTGTTGGTCCATCCCCTCCCACTGATATCCTCTATCGTCAAGAGCCTTCCTGAGGAGAACCGTCCTTTGGTTCTAGTCGACACTACTTTCCTGTCATCTTTCAACTTCACCCCACTTATTAGCACCAGCCCTGATTCCCCGCCGCTGGCTGACATTGCCTATTCATCCTTGTCCAAGTATTCGTCAGGTCATTCTGATATCATTTTGGGCTCTGTCACTGTTTCACCTCAGACAGCTCGTTTTCGGCCAGAGTTAATAAAAGCTTTGCGATTCCTTCAAAATTCAATGGGTGCAtgcccttctcctcgtGACTGCCATCTCATGATACGAAGTCTTAAGACTCTTAGCACTCGAATGATCAAGCACGGTGTAAATGCCCTCAGGATCGCTGCCTTCTTAGACAATCACCCTCAAGTCAGTGAGGTGCGTTATCCTGGATACAAGGAAGACCGAGGTTTTTCTCAGATAAGGCCGTTATTATCAGAGAACCTGAAAAGAGAGCTAGAGTTCTTAGGTTGGGAATTCCCATGGGCTGCGACACCTGCCGGGGAGACTAAAAAACTCAAAGAAAACTCGCTTGCCTATGTTCGTACGTTGGGCATCCCCTTCGGCGGCGTTGTGACTTTCATTCTGAAAGATGCCACACTTGAGCAAGCCGAGAAATTCTGCACTTCTCTGAACATCATCAGCTTAGCTGAGAGTCTTGGAGGGGTTGAGAGTTTGATTGAGGTGCCATCAGGAATGACGCATGCG TCACTACCCAAAGAAAGCCTTGAAAAACTGGGTATCACAGCCAGCCTCGTGCGATTCTCGGTCGGGATTGAAGATTATGAGGATTTGATCGAGGACCTGAAAACAGGCTTTGAAGCTATCAAGCAATAA